A single window of Salminus brasiliensis chromosome 18, fSalBra1.hap2, whole genome shotgun sequence DNA harbors:
- the LOC140538801 gene encoding testis-specific serine/threonine-protein kinase 6-like codes for MKTDGPLRSLGYELVGSLGEGTFGMVKLATSERHSEQVAIKIMKPRRKNSKFSREYLPLELAILRRVRHPHIVQVHEIFQMPSGHAYVVMEAATTNLFRKVRELSFIPMDQARTWFSQLVCAVVYLHQQNIAHRDLKCMNVLLTADNQVKLTDFGIGRFYEGFPKLCRTYVCTPLYAAPEVLLRVPHDPMRSDVWSLGVIFYHMVTGRLPFKAGNRKRLPLRQLRPLEYPSNVEEPCRAFISYMLRYNPLVRPSATKVAQHPWLQTSQEPLPHSSSSLEVQSGVQSSSRSLSVRSSPCVSELQKRNTDPEEAGPSRAATHSSSSVETSTARPSSARRIGRFLVVAVEDQDSLQQTQEVFQTSSCLSSGDGLEFVTCREVQPEPEHGSSGACRSVEVVGEECGCFGCSSFCAAAKACLVAPIVKASRSLRERMRRFFREQRRDNATPEVLLPQPIVKKGPKRQRLLQFKILKKTKKTTKKGSSIEVV; via the exons ATGAAAACCGACGGTCCTCTGAGAAGCTTGGGCTACGAGTTGGTGGGCAGCCTCGGTGAAGGGACTTTCGGCATGGTGAAACTGGCCACGTCAGAAAGACACTCCGAACAGGTGGCCATTAAAATAATGAAGCCCCGAAGAAAAAATTCCAAATTCTCTCGTGAATATCTGCCCCTGGAACTCGCCATCCTGAGAAGAGTGAGGCACCCTCACATAGTTCAGGTCCACGAAATCTTTCAGATGCCCAGCGGACATGCCTACGTCGTGATGGAGGCTGCCACGACGAATCTCTTTCGAAAGGTCCGGGAGCTCTCCTTCATCCCCATGGACCAGGCCAGGACGTGGTTCTCTCAGCTCGTCTGTGCCGTGGTCTACCTGCACCAGCAGAACATCGCTCATCGAGACCTGAAGTGTATGAATGTTCTGCTGACGGCTGACAACCAAGTAAAGCTCACCGACTTTGGCATTGGGCGATTTTACGAAGGCTTCCCCAAACTATGTCGGACATACGTGTGCACTCCTCTTTATGCTGCACCGGAGGTGCTTCTGCGTGTACCACATGATCCCATGAGGTCTGATGTCTGGAGTCTGGGCGTGATCTTCTACCACATGGTCACCGGGAGACTACCCTTCAAAGCCGGCAACAGGAAAAGACTCCCACTCCGCCAGCTCAGACCCCTGGAGTATCCCAGTAAtgtggaggagccctgtcgCGCCTTCATCTCGTACATGCTGCGCTACAATCCTCTCGTCCGGCCTTCGGCGACTAAGGTGGCCCAGCACCCTTGGCTGCAGACCAGCCAGGAGCC GTTGCCGCACAGCTCCAGCAGTCTGGAGGTGCAGTCTGGGGTTCAATCCTCGAGCAGGTCTCTGTCTGTGAGAAGCTCTCCCTGTGTCTCTGAGCTACAGAAGAGGAACACC GATCCAGAAGAGGCCGGTCCGAGCAGAGCAGCGACTCACTCCTCCAGCAGTGTAGAGACTTCCACAGCTCGTCCCTCTTCAGCAAG ACGTATAGGCAGGTTCCTTGTGGTAGCGGTTGAAGACCAGGACTCACTTCAGCAGACACAGGAAGTGTTTCAGACTTCTTCCTGTTTGAGCTCAGGAGATGGGCTGGAGTTTGTCACATGTCGAGAGGTTCAGCCTGAGCCAGAACACGGCAGCAGTGGAGCTTGCCGAAGCGTGGAGGTCGTGGGGGAGGAGTGCGGCTGCTTTGGCTGTAGCTCGTTTTGCGCTGCAGCTAAAGCTTGCCTAGTGGCACCAATTGTAAAAGCCTCCCGCTCACTTcgagagaggatgaggaggttTTTCAGAG AGCAAAGGCGTGACAATGCGACTCCAGAAGTCCTGCTCCCGCAGCCAATAGTGAAGAAGGGACCCAAGAGACAGAGGCTCCTCCAGTTTAAG atcctgaagaagacgaagaagacGACCAAGAAGGGCTCATCCATCGAAGTTGTCTAA
- the dolk gene encoding dolichol kinase produces the protein MQTDPVLVESLVVFSIVLCVHMAVWNQLSWCCIALAVQAFYVQLKWDRLLRTGAAVFQFRPSANSGVLSASMVLPLLGLALRGRCVAVGNVYFERFAMVITVTGMMLALFLSLIALGITRPVPTNTCVIAGIAGSAILYTVKQTLTVSEVIEVLEVLLIFVYLSLILLYLLPRCFTPGEALLVLGGISFIINQLIKRSLAGVANANADPLHFFLPVAVVGCVLLGVFFAVLFLFMESETWSASVFFHLMTAVLGLGLLVPWLSLLTQHHPVAWIFHFITLSNTRLWLLAYWSVLAMVAVGVVLRQNGRRTGSSKKLQASTTVRKYFHLLVVLVFAPGLALDRALLHLAAVVCLAAFLFLELVRFFRIRPLGAPLRRMLTLFLDERDSGPLILTHIYLLLGVSLPVWLTPGPCTPKGGLGGAGGLVPYAGVLAVGIGDTVASVFGSTVGEIRWPGTKKTFEGTATSVFAQVIAVAIFLIADGSINLNASYSWVVGSIAMVAMLEAYTLQIDNLLLPMYLYVLLLL, from the coding sequence ATGCAGACGGACCCGGTGCTGGTGGAGTCCCTGGTGGTCTTCTCCATCGTGCTGTGCGTGCACATGGCCGTGTGGAACCAGCTGTCCTGGTGCTGCATCGCCCTGGCCGTCCAGGCCTTCTATGTCCAGCTCAAGTGGGACCGCCTCCTGCGGACCGGTGCTGCAGTGTTCCAGTTCCGTCCCTCGGCCAACAGCGGCGTCCTGTCGGCCAGCATGGTCCTCCCCCTGCTGGGGCTGGCCCTGAGGGGCCGCTGTGTCGCTGTCGGCAACGTCTACTTTGAGCGCTTCGCCATGGTGATCACGGTAACTGGGATGATGCTGGCGCTGTTCCTGTCGCTCATTGCCTTGGGCATCACCCGGCCGGTGCCTACCAACACTTGCGTGATCGCCGGCATCGCTGGGAGCGCCATCCTCTACACAGTGAAGCAGACGCTGACCGTGTCGGAGGTGATCGAGGTGCTGGAGGTGCTGCTGATCTTCGTCTACCTCAGCCTCATCCTCCTCTACCTCCTGCCGCGGTGTTTCACGCCCGGAGAGGCCCTCCTGGTCCTGGGTGGAATCAGCTTCATCATCAACCAGCTCATCAAGCGCTCGCTGGCAGGCGTGGCCAACGCCAACGCAGACCCCCTGCACTTCTTCCTCCCTGTGGCTGTGGTGGGCTGCGTGCTGCTGGGCGTCTTCTTCGCcgtcctcttcctcttcatgGAGTCCGAGACCTGGTCGGCGTCCGTCTTTTTCCACCTGATGACGGCGGTGCTCGGCCTGGGTCTGCTGGTGCCGTGGCTGTCCCTGCTCACCCAGCACCATCCGGTTGCCTGGATATTCCACTTCATCACCCTTAGCAACACCCGCCTCTGGTTGCTCGCGTATTGGAGCGTCCTGGCGATGGTGGCCGTCGGCGTGGTGCTGCGACAGAACGGCCGGCGCACGGGGAGCAGCAAGAAACTGCAGGCGTCCACGACCGTGAGGAAGTACTTCCACCTGCTGGTGGTGCTGGTCTTTGCGCCCGGCTTGGCTTTGGACCGGGCCCTGCTGCACCTGGCCGCTGTGGTCTGCCTCGCCGCCTTCCTCTTCCTGGAGCTGGTGCGCTTCTTCCGTATCCGGCCGCTAGGTGCACCCCTGCGCCGGATGCTCACGCTTTTCCTGGACGAGAGGGACTCCGGGCCCCTGATCCTCACGCATATCTACCTGCTGCTGGGCGTCTCCCTGCCCGTGTGGCTCACTCCTGGACCCTGCACCCCCAAAGGTGGCCTGGGAGGAGCGGGAGGACTGGTGCCCTATGCCGGCGTGCTGGCCGTGGGCATCGGGGACACCGTGGCGTCTGTTTTCGGAAGTACCGTGGGCGAGATCCGCTGGCCGGGCACCAAGAAAACCTTTGAAGGTACAGCGACGTCAGTGTTCGCGCAGGTCATCGCAGTAGCCATTTTCCTAATCGCTGATGGCAGCATCAACCTGAATGCCAGTTACTCCTGGGTGGTGGGGTCCATCGCCATGGTGGCGATGCTGGAGGCGTACACGTTGCAGATTGACAACCTGCTGCTGCCGATGTACCTATATGTACTGTTGCTGTTATga
- the LOC140538800 gene encoding testis-specific serine/threonine-protein kinase 6-like, with translation MKTDGPLRSLGYELVGSLGEGTFGMVKLATSERHSEQVAIKIMKPRRKNSKFSREYLPLELAILRRVRHPHIVQVHEIFQMPSGHAYVVMEAATTNLFRKVRELSFIPMDQARTWFSQLVCAVVYLHQQNIAHRDLKCMNVLLTADNQVKLTDFGIGRFYEGFPKLCRTYVCTPLYAAPEVLLRVPHDPMRSDVWSLGVIFYHMVTGRLPFKAGNRKRLPLRQLRPLEYPSNVEEPCRAFISYMLRYNPLVRPSATKVAQHPWLQTSQEPLPHSSSSLEVQSGVQSSSRSLSVRSSPCVSELQKRNTDPEEAGPSRAATHSSSSVETSTARPSAARRIGRFLVVPVEDQDSLQQTQEVFQTSSCLSSGDGLEFVTCREVQPEPEHGSSGACRSVEVVGEEVSVILLPLLKLLLARAEQRRDNATPEVLLPQPIVKKGPKRQRLLQFKILKKTKKTTKKGSSIEVV, from the exons ATGAAAACCGACGGTCCTCTGAGAAGCTTGGGCTACGAGTTGGTGGGCAGCCTCGGTGAAGGGACTTTCGGCATGGTGAAACTGGCCACGTCAGAAAGACACTCCGAACAGGTGGCCATTAAAATAATGAAGCCCCGAAGAAAAAATTCTAAATTCTCTCGTGAATATCTGCCCCTGGAACTCGCCATCCTGAGAAGAGTGAGGCACCCTCACATAGTTCAGGTCCACGAAATCTTTCAGATGCCCAGCGGACATGCCTACGTCGTGATGGAGGCTGCCACGACGAATCTCTTTCGAAAGGTCCGGGAGCTCTCCTTCATCCCCATGGACCAGGCCAGGACGTGGTTCTCTCAGCTCGTCTGTGCCGTGGTCTACCTGCACCAGCAGAACATCGCTCATCGAGACCTGAAGTGTATGAATGTTCTGCTGACGGCTGACAACCAAGTGAAGCTCACCGACTTTGGCATTGGGCGATTTTACGAAGGCTTCCCCAAACTGTGTCGGACATACGTGTGCACTCCACTTTATGCTGCACCGGAGGTGCTTCTGCGTGTACCACATGATCCCATGAGGTCTGATGTCTGGAGTCTGGGCGTGATCTTCTACCACATGGTCACCGGGAGACTACCCTTCAAAGCCGGCAACAGGAAAAGACTCCCACTCCGCCAGCTCAGACCCCTGGAGTATCCCAGTAAtgtggaggagccctgtcgCGCCTTCATCTCGTACATGCTGCGCTACAATCCTCTCGTCCGGCCTTCGGCGACTAAGGTGGCCCAGCACCCCTGGCTGCAGACCAGCCAGGAGCC GTTGCCGCACAGCTCCAGCAGTCTGGAGGTGCAGTCTGGGGTTCAATCCTCGAGCAGGTCTCTGTCTGTGAGAAGCTCTCCCTGTGTCTCTGAGCTACAGAAGAGGAACACC GATCCAGAAGAGGCCGGTCCGAGCAGAGCAGCGACACACTCCTCCAGCAGTGTAGAGACTTCCACAGCTCGTCCCTCTGCAGCAAG ACGTATAGGCAGATTCCTTGTGGTACCAGTTGAAGACCAGGACTCACTTCAGCAGACACAGGAAGTGTTTCAGACTTCTTCCTGTTTGAGCTCAGGAGATGGGCTGGAGTTTGTCACGTGTCGAGAGGTTCAGCCTGAGCCAGAACACGGCAGCAGTGGAGCTTGCCGAAGCGTGGAGGTCGTGGGGGAGGA GGTGTCCGTCATCCTGCTGcctctgctgaagctcctgcTTGCTCGTGCGGAGCAAAGGCGTGACAATGCGACCCCAGAAGTCCTGCTCCCGCAGCCAATAGTGAAGAAGGGACCCAAGAGACAGAGGCTCCTCCAGTTTAAG atcctgaagaagacgaagaagacGACCAAGAAGGGCTCATCCATCGAAGTCGTCTAA